One part of the Sporosarcina ureae genome encodes these proteins:
- the pstC gene encoding phosphate ABC transporter permease subunit PstC — MAKMIKEMEHPLYRKSNKMRMERIGKWMTFLSVALTATITAAILFLVFSKGLSTFITNDGSVTDFFTGTAWKPAEVNSLGKPIIGALPFLVGSIAVTGISALIAAPLAIGAAIFMSEIAPRTGKRIMQPVIELLVGIPSVVYGFIGLTVVVPFLRNLFPGSGFGIAAGTIVLSIMILPTVTSLAFDAIQAVPRSLREASLALGSTRWQMICKVVLKTAKSGLMMAIIFGMARAFGEALAVQMVIGNASVIPQSLFDPASTVTSVLTMGMGYSVMGQVENNALWSLALVLLLMSLFFTITVRMIGKGKSS; from the coding sequence ATGGCTAAAATGATTAAAGAGATGGAACATCCACTGTATAGAAAAAGCAATAAAATGCGCATGGAGCGTATTGGTAAGTGGATGACATTCCTTTCAGTTGCCTTAACAGCGACGATCACCGCAGCCATTCTATTTCTGGTCTTTTCAAAAGGTTTATCTACTTTCATTACAAATGACGGCAGTGTCACAGACTTCTTTACAGGTACGGCTTGGAAGCCAGCGGAAGTAAATTCCCTGGGTAAGCCCATCATTGGAGCCTTACCTTTTTTAGTAGGGTCCATAGCAGTTACAGGAATTTCTGCGCTGATTGCGGCGCCACTCGCAATTGGTGCTGCAATTTTCATGAGTGAGATCGCACCGAGAACTGGAAAGAGAATCATGCAACCGGTCATAGAGCTGTTAGTAGGTATTCCTTCAGTTGTTTATGGATTCATCGGCTTAACTGTAGTTGTTCCCTTTTTACGTAATCTGTTCCCAGGTAGTGGATTCGGTATTGCAGCGGGAACGATTGTATTATCCATCATGATCTTACCAACCGTCACAAGCTTAGCTTTTGATGCGATTCAAGCAGTTCCACGTTCATTACGTGAAGCTTCTTTGGCACTTGGCTCCACTAGGTGGCAAATGATTTGTAAAGTTGTTTTGAAAACAGCGAAATCCGGCTTGATGATGGCAATTATATTCGGAATGGCGCGTGCATTTGGTGAAGCATTAGCTGTGCAGATGGTCATCGGGAATGCTTCTGTTATCCCACAATCCCTATTTGACCCAGCTTCCACGGTTACTAGTGTATTAACGATGGGCATGGGATACAGCGTCATGGGACAGGTTGAGAATAATGCACTTTGGTCACTTGCGCTTGTACTTTTACTGATGTCCCTATTCTTCACCATCACAGTCCGAATGATTGGAAAGGGGAAAAGTAGCTAA
- a CDS encoding response regulator transcription factor: protein MKKVLVVEDEQSIATLLQYNLEHAGYKVYVARDGNTAISMTLSEKPDVLLLDIMLPGMDGMDVCKKLRQEKIHTPILMLTAKSDEFDKVLGLELGADDYLTKPFSPREVLARVKAILRRIELQDSIQVIEPTTELRYGSLLIHPDRIEAFLDGNLLELTPKEFELLLYLMRHSGKVLHREQLLNAIWNYDYTGDSRIVDVHISHLREKIEPDTKRPVYIKTVRGFGYKFEEIIK, encoded by the coding sequence ATGAAAAAGGTTTTGGTTGTAGAAGATGAACAGTCAATAGCTACTCTTTTGCAATATAATTTGGAACATGCAGGATACAAAGTGTACGTAGCCCGAGATGGAAATACCGCAATCTCTATGACACTTTCGGAAAAACCGGATGTACTACTTCTTGATATTATGCTACCCGGAATGGATGGTATGGATGTATGTAAAAAGCTCCGTCAAGAAAAGATTCATACACCGATTTTAATGTTAACAGCGAAAAGTGATGAATTTGATAAAGTTCTTGGATTAGAATTGGGAGCAGATGATTACTTAACAAAACCTTTCAGTCCACGAGAGGTACTCGCTCGTGTGAAAGCTATTTTGCGCAGAATAGAACTACAGGATTCTATTCAAGTAATCGAGCCGACAACAGAGCTACGTTATGGTAGTTTACTAATCCATCCAGATCGAATTGAAGCTTTTTTGGATGGGAATCTTTTAGAGCTGACACCAAAAGAATTTGAACTACTGCTATACTTAATGCGGCATTCAGGTAAAGTATTACACCGTGAACAGCTGCTTAATGCGATATGGAATTACGACTACACAGGTGATTCCCGTATTGTAGATGTCCATATCAGTCATCTGCGTGAAAAGATTGAACCTGATACAAAACGTCCCGTCTACATCAAGACTGTTAGGGGCTTTGGTTATAAATTTGAGGAAATAATAAAATAA
- the pstB gene encoding phosphate ABC transporter ATP-binding protein PstB has translation MNRTEIGNSPDFQRSSVLQTVNLSVYYGEHRAVDQVSLTFPKQSVTALIGPSGCGKSTFLRSINRMNDDIQQCRTEGEIYYEGVELHSPRVNLHEIRKQMGMVFQRPVPFAKSIFKNVASGPMRHGVKDKTELQRIVEDSLKKAALWDEVKDQLHTSALRLSGGQQQRLCIARALAMQPSVLLLDEPASALDPVSTAKIEDLISQLKKEFTIIIVTHNMQQAARISDKVAYFYMGRVVEHGSTEQIFNNPRHEQTAHYINGHIG, from the coding sequence ATGAATAGAACGGAAATAGGGAACAGTCCTGATTTTCAACGAAGTTCTGTGCTACAAACGGTCAACTTATCGGTGTATTATGGTGAACATCGTGCTGTAGATCAAGTAAGTTTAACCTTTCCGAAACAATCCGTTACGGCATTAATCGGCCCATCTGGTTGCGGAAAGTCCACTTTCCTACGTTCTATTAATCGAATGAATGATGATATCCAGCAATGTCGTACGGAAGGTGAAATCTATTATGAAGGTGTAGAACTGCATTCGCCCCGTGTCAATTTACATGAGATACGTAAACAGATGGGGATGGTATTTCAGAGACCTGTCCCGTTTGCCAAATCTATTTTCAAAAATGTTGCATCCGGACCAATGCGTCATGGAGTGAAGGATAAGACTGAATTACAACGAATCGTGGAAGACAGTCTAAAAAAAGCAGCACTGTGGGATGAAGTGAAAGATCAATTACATACTTCAGCACTGCGCCTTTCTGGTGGGCAGCAGCAGCGTCTTTGTATCGCTAGAGCACTTGCGATGCAGCCGAGCGTATTATTGCTAGATGAACCAGCTTCTGCATTAGATCCTGTGTCCACAGCAAAAATAGAAGACTTAATATCACAGTTAAAAAAGGAATTTACAATCATCATCGTGACACATAATATGCAGCAAGCAGCGCGGATTTCAGATAAAGTAGCCTATTTTTATATGGGCCGCGTAGTTGAACATGGATCAACTGAACAAATATTTAATAATCCACGTCATGAACAAACGGCTCATTATATAAATGGTCATATCGGATAG
- a CDS encoding phosphate ABC transporter substrate-binding protein PstS family protein, translating to MKKRNRFTVLAFVLLCTWMIAACSSMKADEGEKEESKQETKQTTESITAVGSSALQPLVEATAQQYTIKNPGAVINVQGGGSGTGLSKISEDAVDIGNSDIFAEEKEGVDASNLVDHKVAVVGMAPVSHPETGVTDISSEDLIAVFTGDITNWKELGGNDQEIIVINRAKGSGTRATFEAFALDGKQPIDAQEQDSSGTVRKIVSETPGAISYLAFSYFDQTTTALKVNGVTPNRENVESNEWKIWAYQHMYTNGEATGLSKELIDYILSDEIQETLLPEMDYLPVTGMQVERDAEGTVTKK from the coding sequence ATGAAGAAGCGTAATCGATTTACCGTTTTGGCGTTTGTTTTACTTTGTACATGGATGATCGCAGCTTGTAGCAGTATGAAAGCAGATGAAGGTGAAAAAGAAGAATCCAAACAAGAAACGAAGCAAACAACTGAGTCGATCACGGCAGTAGGTTCGAGTGCACTACAACCTTTAGTGGAAGCGACAGCACAGCAGTATACGATAAAAAATCCAGGCGCGGTCATTAACGTTCAAGGCGGCGGAAGTGGAACTGGCTTAAGTAAAATCAGCGAAGATGCAGTAGATATCGGAAACTCTGATATATTCGCTGAAGAAAAAGAAGGCGTGGACGCAAGTAACTTAGTTGACCATAAGGTAGCTGTTGTCGGAATGGCACCAGTGAGTCACCCAGAGACAGGTGTAACCGATATTTCATCTGAAGATTTGATTGCAGTCTTTACTGGAGACATCACAAACTGGAAAGAGCTTGGCGGAAATGATCAAGAAATTATTGTTATCAATCGTGCAAAAGGATCTGGTACGCGAGCTACTTTTGAAGCGTTTGCTCTAGATGGAAAACAGCCGATCGATGCACAAGAACAAGATTCTTCAGGCACAGTGCGTAAAATTGTCAGTGAAACACCAGGAGCAATCAGCTACTTAGCATTTTCATACTTCGATCAAACAACTACAGCTTTAAAAGTCAATGGAGTTACACCAAATCGTGAAAATGTCGAGTCGAATGAATGGAAAATCTGGGCTTACCAGCATATGTATACAAACGGTGAAGCAACGGGACTATCCAAGGAATTGATCGACTATATACTCTCAGATGAGATTCAAGAAACATTACTTCCCGAAATGGACTACCTACCGGTAACAGGTATGCAGGTAGAACGGGATGCGGAAGGAACTGTTACAAAAAAATGA
- the pstA gene encoding phosphate ABC transporter permease PstA, with amino-acid sequence MSAKSTDRLATAGLYVIVGMIITVLAGLLGFVFVQGIPQLSWQFITSPPQIFKEGGGVGPQLFNSFYLLVLTLIISIPIAIGAGIYLAEYAKDNWFIRCIRVLIEVLSSLPSIVVGLFGFLFFVLYMGWGFSIISGAFALSVFNLPLLVRVVEQSISNVPKSQLEAGWALGFSKWETITTIILPAALPGIVTGVILASGRVFGEAAALIYTAGMSTPIIDFTNWNPLSPTSPLNPFRPAETMAVHIWKINGEGIMPDASAISDGAAALLIISILFFNFTSRFIGNVLFKKMSAN; translated from the coding sequence ATGTCAGCTAAAAGTACAGATCGACTCGCGACAGCTGGATTATATGTAATTGTCGGCATGATCATTACAGTTTTAGCAGGATTGCTGGGATTTGTCTTTGTTCAAGGGATTCCGCAACTCAGCTGGCAATTTATCACGTCTCCTCCACAGATTTTTAAAGAGGGTGGCGGAGTTGGCCCTCAACTGTTTAATTCATTTTATTTACTCGTGTTGACACTGATTATTTCGATCCCCATTGCGATTGGGGCTGGAATTTATTTAGCGGAATATGCAAAAGACAATTGGTTCATTCGTTGTATTCGTGTACTCATCGAAGTGCTTTCTTCTTTGCCGTCGATTGTAGTAGGACTGTTCGGATTTTTGTTTTTCGTTTTGTATATGGGTTGGGGTTTTTCAATTATATCGGGCGCCTTTGCACTATCCGTGTTCAATCTACCCTTATTAGTCCGAGTGGTTGAACAATCAATCAGTAACGTCCCTAAATCGCAGCTCGAAGCAGGGTGGGCGCTCGGTTTTTCAAAATGGGAAACAATTACGACTATCATACTTCCAGCAGCTCTTCCTGGTATTGTCACAGGTGTCATACTGGCATCCGGAAGAGTATTCGGAGAGGCAGCTGCTCTAATTTACACAGCCGGAATGAGTACACCGATTATAGACTTCACTAATTGGAATCCACTGTCACCTACATCCCCTTTAAATCCATTTAGACCGGCCGAAACAATGGCAGTTCATATTTGGAAAATTAACGGAGAAGGTATTATGCCGGACGCATCAGCTATTTCTGACGGAGCAGCTGCATTATTAATTATTTCAATTTTATTCTTTAATTTCACATCACGTTTTATTGGGAATGTACTGTTTAAAAAGATGAGTGCCAACTAA